The sequence GTCCTACCTGAAGAGGTATATCTGGAGGAAAATATGCCAGCCGTAGCAAGTCGAATGTTTGTCCGTCAGTCGAGATGTTTATCTCGACAAAATCACGTTGCCGGGTCAGTTTTAACCAAATTCGTTCAGGCGCCAGCTGGTAAGGCCTGACCGACCAGTCAGAAAACGTCCGGGTCACGACGGCACTGGCTTGCTGAATTTTATCAACATACTCAATACCTGTTTTAATCCAATGTTGAGCATCGACCCGAACCATTAGCCCGGCCTGATCGTATCGGGACCGATACTGTCCGGTTATACAGACCCCGGCTTCAAAATCTCCGGCCTGAACCCCATAACAAAAATGACCATTATCCCGGGCAAATCCGTAGTGCGTTATCTGCCAGAAGTCGGTGCTGGCATCCGTCAAAACATGCAGTGAACCATCGTTAAACGACCAATGGGTGGGCTCGTTTAGCCAATTCATGGCACTCAGATCAATCGACATAGATGGCAGCAATAAATGATTGTCAATCTATTCACAAAGTAAAACATAACAAAATCCCCCGCTAGCTCATACGTCTAAAACGACATCATCACTTTCGGGATAGCCCGTACAGGTAAGGACCCAGCCTTCGCGAAGGTCACGCTCGGTCAGTACATCATTAATGGTCATGTGTACACTTCCCGATAAACTCCGGGCAACGCAGGTTGAACAACGCCCACCCCGACAACTATAAGGCAGTGCGAGACCTTCATCCAAAGCAGCCTGTAAAATAGATTTGTAGGCCGGAACCTGAATCTCCACTTTTTGCCCTCGATATTGAATCATTACCGTTCGATCCTGCGCGATTAGAGGAGGTGGCGATAAGACGACCGGCTCGACCACAAAATTTTCCCGCCGAATCTGGTCGGGCCGAAAGCCACTGAACACGAGCGTAAACTGCACCATACGCATATAATCGCCAGGGCCGCATACGTAAAAATGAAGGGTCTGTGGATCAGATCCTCCAGCCAGATCGGGAATCAGCCGTTCAAGCATGACATTGTTCAGCCGCCCCCGAAGGCCAGACCAATCTTCGGATGGATTACTCAACAAGTACAGCAATCGAAAGCGGTCGGGGAACTGCCGTTGTAAGTCATTCAGCTCCTCCCGGAAAATAATTGTTCGTTCACTGGAATTGCTGTAAAGCAAGGTTATCCGACGGTGTGGCTCTGTTCGTAACACCTGTTTCGTAATCGCCAATAACGGTGTAATGCCGCTGCCAGCGCCTAAAAGCACCAGATCGCCAGGCAAGTTCTCATCAACGGTAAAGCGACCGGCAGGCGGTAAGCTTGTCAATACATCTCCAACCGTTAATGTATCGTGCAGATACCGGGAGATTTCGCCATTCTGAATGCGCTTGATCGTTAAGCGTAACGGCTCATCCGTTGCCGAACTGAGTGAATAGGATCGGCGTACTTCGTGGATATTCGATCCGCCGGTATGGTGTTGTAAAATAAGCGTCAGAAATTGTCCTGCACGATGTTGTACCCGTCGTCCGTCCAGGGATTCCAGATAGTAACTTCTGGTATCTGACGTTTCGGAATGAATACGAACAATACGAAGTTTAAGAAAATCGTCGGTCATGAAGAGGTTGACTTTATGCCAAAACTAACCAAATACGGGCCGTTGTTTGAAAGCCCAGACGATTTACTGAAATTCGCCCCGCCGGTTCGCCTTTGTGGAGGATTATCTATCGCTGAATTGACAGCTTTCCTCGCGCCGGTATTACCTAATTGGCATAAGCTTACCGACGGATGCAGTGACATTTTGCTGTTATTCGTTGTTTACTAAAAAACCACCTGTCATATCATCGATGGAAGCACTGCTGGAAGAAGTTCAACGCGTGGGTTATGTAAACAAACCCGTTGCGGACGATATAGATTTAGTCGCCGAAATTAATCGGTTGAAAAAAGAAAAAAATGCCGTCATACTGGCACATTATTATGTAGATGGGGCCATTCAGGATCTCGCTGATTACATTGGTGATAGCCTTGGATTGTCGCAGCAGGCAGCCGCTACACCCGCCGATATGATTGTGTTCTGTGGTGTGCATTTTATGGGCGAGACGGCGAAAGTGCTGTCTCCTCAAAAGAAAGTTGTCATTCCGGATCTCAACGCGGGCTGTTCACTTGCCGACTCTGCCCCCGCCGACAAGTTTGCTGCTTTCAAAGCGCAGTATCCCGACCATATCGTTCTGTCATACATCAACTGCTCAGCCGAAATCAAGGCGCTATCCGACATTATTGTTACCTCATCGAATGCGTTAAAAATTGTCGAAAGTCTACCCAAAGATCAAAAGATCATCTTCGCGCCCGATGCCAACCTGGGCCGCTTCGTTTCGAAAAAAACGGGTCGTGATATGGTACTCTGGGATGGTGCCTGCATCGTACACATCGACATTTCGCTCGAAAAGCTCCAGAAACTCCGTCAGGAATACCCCGAAGCGAAGTTTATTGCTCACCCCGAATGTCAGGAACACATTCTGAGCCAAGCCGATTATGTAGGTTCGACAACGGCTTTGCTGAAGTACGTAGTAGATAGCCCCGAACAGACGTTCATTGTGGGAACGGAAGCGGGTATTCTGCACAAGATGAAGCAGGCCGTTCCGCATAAAAAAATCATTCCGGCCCCGGCCAGTCAGAATAATACCTGCGCCTGCTCAGAGTGTCCCTACATGAAAATGAACACCCTGGAGAAAGTCTATAATGCTATGGTTTATGAACAGCCAGAAATCATTGTTCCGGAAGATATACGATTGAAAGCGTATGAATCGGTAGCGCGGATGCTGGAGTTGAGTAAGTAAACGAATTGGCCTATGCACAAGCCGTAAAGCCGTCTAATTATGGCTCTCTGATGTGACGACTAAAGACGTGAACACTGCTTTGTGCTGATCTATCTAACTGAAATCAGCCAGCGATATGCTTACATTGAAGTAACAATAGACAAAGTCAAGCAGGTTAATTGATTGACTAAAAATATATTGAATGTCGGCGACGAAATGCCGACTTATTCTGATTATTCTGACACCAATGCCCCATCAATTCGATTTTCTGGTTATTGGCTCCGGTATCGCGGGCCTGAGTTACGCCACTAAGCTGGCGATGCACTTTGAAGCCCAACAGCAAACTGTCCGCATTGGCGTTATTACCAAAGTACAGGCCGACGAAACCAATACGAAATACGCTCAGGGCGGTATTGCAGCCGTATGGTCAGAAGCCGACTCCTTTGAGAAGCACATTGAAGATACTATGGTTGCCGGTGATTTTCTGAGCGACCGTCATATTGTTGAAATTGTTGTTCGTGAAGCGCCGGGGCGCATTCAGGAATTGATCAGTTACGGCACCCGCTTCGATAAAGAACACGGTGGTAAAGATTACGATCTTGCTAAAGAAGGTGGCCACTCCGACTTCCGGATTCTGCATTTCAAAGACATTACCGGAGCCGAAATAGAGCGCGCTTTGCTTGAAAAGGCTAATTCGCTGAAATCCATCGAGATTTTCACCCACTTCTACGCCGTTGAGCTTATTACTCGTCACCAGCTTGGCGAAACGGTTCATCGCTATGACACCGATAATAAGTGTTTTGGTGCCTATGTGCTAAACACACGAACGGGTGAAGTGGAGCAATTCCTGGCGAAAACAACCTTGTTGGCTACGGGCGGCATTGGCAACATCTACCAAAATACGACCAATCCAAATATTGCTACGGGCGATGGTATTGCCATGGCTTACCGTGCGAAAGGCATTGGCAAGGATATGGAGTTCATTCAGTTCCACCCAACCGCTCTGTATGAACCCGGCAAAAAGCCAAACTTCCTCATTTCTGAAGCCGTACGAGGTTTCGGGGGGATATTGCGTACCCGCAAAGGAGAGACTTTCATGGAGAATTACGACCCACGCCTGTCGCTGGCCCCGCGCGACATTGTGGCTCGGGCTATCGACTCAGAAATGAAAAAGGCCGGTGATCCGCACGTTTATCTGGACGTGACCCACTGCGACTACGATAAATTTATCGAACATTTTCCAAACATTACGGCCTATTGTCGCGACCACCTGGGCCTTGACCTCCGGAAAGATTATATTCCGGTCGTTCCTGCACAACACTATCTCTGTGGAGGCATTCGGGTCAATGAATGGGGGCAGACAAATATCCAGTTTCTGTATGCCGTCGGTGAGTGTTCCTGCACGGGCCTTCATGGAGCCAATCGATTGGCATCGAATTCATTGCTCGAAGCGGTGGTGTTCGGCCACCGGGCTTACCAAAAAACCACCGAACTGTTCGGGCAGGCTGTTTTACCCGACAATATTCCAGACTGGAATGATGCCGGCACAACGCATCCGGAAGAACTGGTTTTGGTGACCGAAATGAAGAAAGAACTGGAATCAATTATGTCCAACTACGTTGGTATCGTACGCTCAAACCGGCGCTTAAAACGGGCAATGGATAGACTTGAGCTGATATATCTGGAACATGAAGAACTATATCGACAATCGAAAGTTTCTGTTCCTGTTTGCGAACTACGTAACATGATTGAGGTTGCTTATCTGGTGATTAAAATGGCGATGGCCCGGCGCGAAAACCGGGGTCTGCATTTTAATCTTGATAATCTGAAGTAACGGGCGGGGCTACCTCGATTTCAGTATCCGAACACGCGTTACCGTTGCCTCTGTTCAGGAGTAACCGATACTGGTTATTCACTGATGCTGAGACCCAATTCACGATAATAGGCAGAAAAAAGCAGGCCTA comes from Spirosoma aureum and encodes:
- a CDS encoding DUF1349 domain-containing protein, with amino-acid sequence MSIDLSAMNWLNEPTHWSFNDGSLHVLTDASTDFWQITHYGFARDNGHFCYGVQAGDFEAGVCITGQYRSRYDQAGLMVRVDAQHWIKTGIEYVDKIQQASAVVTRTFSDWSVRPYQLAPERIWLKLTRQRDFVEINISTDGQTFDLLRLAYFPPDIPLQVGPMCASPDGTGFEVLFTNFYTKPLLNHE
- a CDS encoding ferredoxin--NADP reductase; its protein translation is MTDDFLKLRIVRIHSETSDTRSYYLESLDGRRVQHRAGQFLTLILQHHTGGSNIHEVRRSYSLSSATDEPLRLTIKRIQNGEISRYLHDTLTVGDVLTSLPPAGRFTVDENLPGDLVLLGAGSGITPLLAITKQVLRTEPHRRITLLYSNSSERTIIFREELNDLQRQFPDRFRLLYLLSNPSEDWSGLRGRLNNVMLERLIPDLAGGSDPQTLHFYVCGPGDYMRMVQFTLVFSGFRPDQIRRENFVVEPVVLSPPPLIAQDRTVMIQYRGQKVEIQVPAYKSILQAALDEGLALPYSCRGGRCSTCVARSLSGSVHMTINDVLTERDLREGWVLTCTGYPESDDVVLDV
- the nadA gene encoding quinolinate synthase NadA, with protein sequence MEALLEEVQRVGYVNKPVADDIDLVAEINRLKKEKNAVILAHYYVDGAIQDLADYIGDSLGLSQQAAATPADMIVFCGVHFMGETAKVLSPQKKVVIPDLNAGCSLADSAPADKFAAFKAQYPDHIVLSYINCSAEIKALSDIIVTSSNALKIVESLPKDQKIIFAPDANLGRFVSKKTGRDMVLWDGACIVHIDISLEKLQKLRQEYPEAKFIAHPECQEHILSQADYVGSTTALLKYVVDSPEQTFIVGTEAGILHKMKQAVPHKKIIPAPASQNNTCACSECPYMKMNTLEKVYNAMVYEQPEIIVPEDIRLKAYESVARMLELSK
- the nadB gene encoding L-aspartate oxidase, whose product is MPHQFDFLVIGSGIAGLSYATKLAMHFEAQQQTVRIGVITKVQADETNTKYAQGGIAAVWSEADSFEKHIEDTMVAGDFLSDRHIVEIVVREAPGRIQELISYGTRFDKEHGGKDYDLAKEGGHSDFRILHFKDITGAEIERALLEKANSLKSIEIFTHFYAVELITRHQLGETVHRYDTDNKCFGAYVLNTRTGEVEQFLAKTTLLATGGIGNIYQNTTNPNIATGDGIAMAYRAKGIGKDMEFIQFHPTALYEPGKKPNFLISEAVRGFGGILRTRKGETFMENYDPRLSLAPRDIVARAIDSEMKKAGDPHVYLDVTHCDYDKFIEHFPNITAYCRDHLGLDLRKDYIPVVPAQHYLCGGIRVNEWGQTNIQFLYAVGECSCTGLHGANRLASNSLLEAVVFGHRAYQKTTELFGQAVLPDNIPDWNDAGTTHPEELVLVTEMKKELESIMSNYVGIVRSNRRLKRAMDRLELIYLEHEELYRQSKVSVPVCELRNMIEVAYLVIKMAMARRENRGLHFNLDNLK